The Stenotrophomonas rhizophila genome has a window encoding:
- the mazG gene encoding nucleoside triphosphate pyrophosphohydrolase — protein sequence MSAPAELDRLLGIMARLRDPLQGCPWDLQQDFASIAPYTIEEAYEVADAIDRGDLDDLCDELGDLLLQVVFHAQMASEQGAFGFADVARAISDKMQRRHPHVFAQVQVDGAEDVNSNWESIKRAERAAKGDADTSALAGISRGLPEWQRAVKLQARAARVGFDWPGPAPVLDKVREELDEVAAEFARGPVQDNQARLEEELGDLLFVCANLARHAKVDVGAALRHANHKFERRFRAMEAQAAAAGASMAGLDLEAQERLWEQAKAAEAKP from the coding sequence ATGTCCGCACCCGCCGAACTGGACCGCCTGCTGGGCATCATGGCGCGCCTGCGCGATCCGCTGCAGGGTTGCCCGTGGGACCTGCAGCAGGATTTCGCCAGCATTGCCCCGTACACCATCGAAGAAGCCTACGAGGTCGCCGACGCGATCGACCGTGGCGACCTGGACGACCTCTGCGACGAACTGGGCGACCTGCTGCTGCAGGTGGTGTTCCATGCGCAGATGGCCAGCGAGCAGGGCGCGTTCGGCTTTGCCGATGTCGCCCGCGCGATCAGCGACAAGATGCAGCGCCGCCACCCGCACGTGTTCGCGCAGGTGCAGGTCGATGGGGCTGAAGACGTCAACAGCAACTGGGAATCGATCAAGCGCGCCGAGCGCGCCGCCAAGGGCGACGCCGACACGTCCGCGCTGGCCGGCATCTCGCGCGGGCTGCCCGAGTGGCAGCGGGCGGTGAAGCTGCAGGCGCGTGCGGCGCGGGTGGGCTTCGACTGGCCGGGCCCGGCGCCGGTGCTGGACAAAGTGCGTGAGGAACTGGACGAGGTAGCGGCGGAATTCGCGCGCGGTCCGGTACAGGACAACCAGGCGCGGCTGGAGGAGGAGCTGGGCGACCTGCTGTTCGTCTGCGCCAACCTGGCGCGGCACGCCAAGGTCGACGTCGGTGCCGCGCTGCGCCACGCCAACCACAAGTTCGAACGGCGCTTCCGCGCCATGGAAGCGCAGGCGGCGGCCGCGGGCGCATCGATGGCCGGGTTGGACCTGGAGGCGCAGGAGCGCCTGTGGGAACAGGCCAAGGCCGCCGAAGCCAAGCCGTGA
- the cysQ gene encoding 3'(2'),5'-bisphosphate nucleotidase CysQ, whose protein sequence is MIKLTTDLRETVIAIAQDAAAAIMAVYATPFDVEIKSDHSPVTAADLAANQVILRGLGQLTPDLPILSEESAQVPWEVRRHWGAYWLVDPLDGTREFVKRNDEFSVNIALIYQGAPAFGVVLAPVSGVAWHAMRGELAYRRDGMHDSVLRTRTPAAPPLQVAASRSHRSPETQALLDRMGEIEVVAQGSSLKFCRLAEGTLDVYPRLGPTAEWDTAAGQCVLHAAGGAVLSAATGKPFRYNRRETLLNGDFIALGDTRLPWRTWIPA, encoded by the coding sequence ATGATCAAACTCACCACCGATCTGCGCGAAACGGTGATTGCAATTGCCCAGGACGCCGCCGCCGCCATCATGGCGGTGTATGCCACGCCGTTCGACGTGGAGATCAAATCCGACCACAGCCCGGTCACCGCCGCCGACCTGGCCGCCAACCAGGTGATCCTGCGCGGGCTGGGCCAGCTGACCCCGGACCTGCCGATCCTGTCCGAGGAATCGGCGCAGGTGCCGTGGGAGGTGCGCCGGCACTGGGGCGCTTACTGGCTGGTGGACCCGCTCGATGGCACCCGTGAGTTCGTCAAGCGCAACGACGAATTCAGCGTCAACATCGCCCTGATCTACCAGGGCGCGCCGGCGTTCGGCGTGGTGCTGGCGCCGGTCAGCGGGGTGGCCTGGCACGCCATGCGCGGCGAGCTCGCCTATCGCCGTGACGGCATGCATGACTCGGTGCTGCGCACCCGCACCCCGGCGGCGCCGCCGCTGCAGGTGGCCGCCAGTCGCTCGCACCGCAGCCCGGAAACCCAGGCACTGCTGGATCGCATGGGCGAGATCGAGGTCGTCGCGCAGGGCTCGTCGCTCAAATTCTGCCGTCTGGCCGAAGGCACACTGGACGTGTACCCGCGGCTGGGGCCAACCGCCGAATGGGATACCGCCGCCGGCCAGTGCGTGCTGCACGCCGCAGGCGGTGCGGTGCTGTCGGCCGCTACCGGCAAGCCGTTCCGCTATAACCGCCGCGAAACCCTGTTGAACGGCGATTTCATCGCGCTGGGCGACACCCGCCTGCCGTGGCGTACCTGGATTCCCGCCTGA